A window of the Bradyrhizobium diazoefficiens genome harbors these coding sequences:
- a CDS encoding nicotinate-nucleotide adenylyltransferase, whose product MSNNFVAPRFFAQAIPPYTEGMRIGLLGGSFNPPHQAHRTISQFALKRLQLDRVWWLVTPGNPLKENGNLHELGKRMQAAREVANDSRIEVSCLESVIRTRYTIDTINTLRRRLSGLRFVWIMGADNLAQFHRWQHWRRIADLVPMAVIDRPPQSFRALASPAAQALARYRLPENKAALLADQPAPAWVFLTGLKLNVSSTRLRNPDGSWKGTK is encoded by the coding sequence TTGAGTAACAATTTCGTCGCGCCACGTTTCTTCGCGCAGGCCATACCGCCCTACACCGAAGGCATGCGCATCGGCCTGCTCGGAGGCTCGTTCAATCCGCCGCACCAGGCCCATCGCACGATCAGCCAGTTCGCGCTGAAGCGCCTTCAGCTCGATCGCGTGTGGTGGCTGGTCACGCCGGGCAATCCGCTGAAGGAGAACGGCAATTTGCATGAGCTCGGCAAGCGCATGCAGGCGGCGCGCGAGGTCGCCAACGACTCCAGGATCGAAGTGAGCTGTCTCGAATCCGTCATTCGCACCCGCTATACTATCGACACGATCAACACCTTGCGCCGCCGTCTCAGTGGCTTGCGCTTTGTCTGGATTATGGGCGCCGACAACCTCGCTCAATTCCATCGTTGGCAGCACTGGCGGCGCATCGCCGACCTGGTGCCGATGGCGGTCATCGATCGCCCGCCGCAGAGTTTTCGTGCCCTTGCCTCACCCGCCGCCCAGGCGCTTGCGCGCTATCGCCTGCCCGAGAATAAGGCAGCCTTACTTGCGGATCAGCCGGCGCCAGCCTGGGTCTTCCTGACCGGATTGAAGCTCAACGTCTCCTCGACCCGGTTACGGAACCCGGATGGGAGCTGGAAAGGTACGAAGTGA
- the rsfS gene encoding ribosome silencing factor, with amino-acid sequence MKAQPDADKTLNLILSRLDDMKAEETVTIDLRGKSAYSDYMIVTTGRVNRHVGAIAENVAKSLKETGIRNIHVEGLPNCDWVLIDSGDVIVHVFRPEVREFYNLERLYTQGPGAAKAI; translated from the coding sequence TTGAAGGCGCAACCCGACGCCGACAAGACGCTGAACCTGATCCTCTCCCGCCTCGACGACATGAAGGCGGAAGAGACGGTCACCATCGACCTTCGCGGCAAATCGGCATACTCCGACTACATGATCGTCACCACGGGCCGTGTGAACCGGCACGTTGGCGCGATCGCGGAGAACGTCGCAAAGAGCCTCAAGGAAACCGGCATCAGGAACATCCACGTCGAGGGTTTGCCCAATTGCGACTGGGTGCTGATCGATTCCGGCGATGTGATCGTACACGTGTTCAGACCCGAGGTCCGTGAGTTCTACAATCTCGAGAGATTGTACACGCAAGGCCCAGGGGCGGCGAAGGCGATCTAA